In the Flavisolibacter tropicus genome, one interval contains:
- a CDS encoding TonB-dependent receptor plug domain-containing protein — MRKVFAVAALITSSQLMAQADTTGHTLNEVVVTANKYPNKTSLTGKVVTIISRQDIERAGGRDLSQLITEQGGIYINGANSNAAKDKSIYVRGGRVEHTLITIDGVPVYDASGIGSNFDIRQISIDQVERVEILKGSQSTLYGSDAIAGVINIITRKSGTKPFGGYGAFNYGSFNTLHANVGLNGKQKQFDYSIGYSYSNTDGISEAEQPTSATKTFDKDGLKQHAFQANLRIQANSILVVKPYVRYSKNKGGYDAGGFTDGENYFYTVENLQAGVRNELKLGASKLNVLYNYNKVDRGYQQPTTASSYKANEHYAEAFAVIPFNKLTLTSGIDFRSSNTDQISGSVWVPNLSSDSVHHNQLGAYASLNFNSGNGFNLEGGGRFNHHSEYGSHFAFNLNPSYLIHEQWKVFANLSSGYKTPGLYQLFSNYGNRYLDPENSITWEGGLQFFTKDEKANVRATYFNRTINDVINFGFNSATMQSQYINQDKQKDHGFELEAKWKIIEQLQAKVMYSYVDGEVHTKAATKDTTYFNLYRRPQSQLNISWGSQLTKALYISAQANAIGKNKDVTFPPPTYEQKELTLDNYLLINFYAEYALLKNRLKIFADLRNLGDVHYNEIYGYNAPGFNGYGGFRFNF, encoded by the coding sequence ATGAGAAAAGTTTTTGCTGTGGCTGCATTAATTACCAGCAGCCAACTCATGGCCCAAGCCGACACCACTGGGCACACTTTAAACGAAGTAGTAGTAACCGCTAACAAGTACCCTAACAAAACATCTTTGACAGGTAAAGTAGTTACAATTATCAGCCGTCAGGACATTGAGCGTGCAGGCGGTCGCGACCTATCACAACTGATTACAGAACAAGGCGGCATTTACATTAATGGCGCCAATAGCAACGCTGCTAAAGATAAAAGTATTTATGTCCGCGGTGGCCGTGTAGAGCACACCCTTATCACTATTGATGGTGTACCTGTTTATGATGCATCTGGTATTGGCAGCAACTTCGACATCCGCCAGATCTCCATTGACCAGGTAGAACGTGTAGAGATATTGAAAGGCAGCCAAAGCACACTCTATGGAAGCGATGCCATTGCCGGTGTGATCAACATCATCACACGCAAAAGTGGCACAAAGCCTTTCGGTGGCTATGGTGCTTTCAATTATGGAAGCTTCAACACATTGCATGCTAATGTTGGCTTGAATGGCAAGCAGAAACAATTTGATTATTCAATAGGCTACAGCTATTCTAACACAGATGGCATCTCTGAAGCAGAACAGCCAACATCAGCAACAAAAACCTTTGATAAAGACGGTTTGAAGCAGCACGCTTTTCAGGCTAACCTTCGTATACAAGCCAATAGCATACTTGTTGTAAAACCTTATGTCCGCTATTCTAAGAACAAAGGTGGTTACGATGCCGGCGGCTTTACCGATGGCGAGAACTATTTCTATACAGTAGAAAACCTGCAAGCTGGTGTCCGCAATGAATTGAAACTGGGGGCCTCCAAATTAAATGTGCTTTATAACTATAACAAGGTAGACCGTGGCTATCAGCAACCTACTACGGCCTCTTCCTATAAGGCCAATGAGCATTATGCAGAAGCCTTTGCCGTTATTCCATTTAACAAACTAACACTAACAAGTGGTATAGATTTCCGTAGCTCTAATACAGATCAAATATCAGGTTCTGTATGGGTGCCAAACTTAAGCAGCGATAGTGTACATCATAATCAATTAGGTGCTTATGCTTCGTTGAACTTTAATTCTGGAAACGGGTTCAATCTAGAAGGCGGTGGCCGATTCAATCATCACTCTGAATACGGTAGTCACTTTGCTTTTAACCTTAACCCTTCTTATTTGATACATGAACAATGGAAAGTATTTGCTAATCTTTCATCTGGTTATAAAACGCCCGGCTTATACCAATTGTTCTCCAATTATGGTAATAGATACCTTGATCCAGAAAACTCTATTACATGGGAAGGCGGCTTACAGTTCTTTACTAAAGATGAAAAAGCGAATGTCAGAGCTACATACTTTAACCGAACCATCAATGATGTGATCAACTTTGGCTTTAACAGTGCTACTATGCAATCGCAATACATAAACCAGGACAAACAAAAAGATCATGGTTTTGAGCTGGAAGCTAAGTGGAAGATTATTGAACAACTACAGGCTAAAGTAATGTACTCATATGTAGATGGCGAAGTACATACAAAAGCTGCAACTAAAGACACTACCTATTTTAACCTGTATCGCCGTCCACAGAGTCAGTTAAACATCTCTTGGGGTAGCCAATTAACAAAAGCCCTGTATATCAGTGCACAGGCAAATGCTATCGGCAAAAACAAAGACGTTACTTTCCCTCCGCCTACATATGAGCAGAAAGAATTAACGCTTGACAATTACCTATTGATCAACTTCTATGCAGAATATGCTTTGCTGAAGAACCGCTTAAAGATCTTTGCAGACCTGCGCAATCTTGGCGATGTGCATTACAATGAAATTTATGGATACAATGCCCCCGGCTTTAATGGCTACGGAGGTTTCCGGTTTAATTTCTAA
- a CDS encoding APC family permease, with protein MSTKPKLGLFDLTMIVVGLVIGMGIFRTASDAASAAITPGVFFFAWVAGGLVALCGALTYAEIGSRFPVTGGYYKVFAECYHPSIAFAINCIILISNAASMSGVALIGSEYISQVIFDVEPTATTKAMIAMIPILIFYGINLMGLRMSAKTQNVLMIIKILMLVLLISSLFFTIGKDTPASAVAVTTTYSWSDYIKSFGVALIAVSFTYGGYQQTINFGDEVENPRRTIPRGIFIGIILIITLYLAVSFAYYKAIGFENLKTSRGIASIVAEQMFGPTGRYVASILLFIAVLAYVNVLLLSNPRVMYAMSTDGILPPAFKKKNEQKDVLTISLTAFAAIGIIVLFFAKTFDKILGFTIFLDCIGMATSAATIFILRKRTRHLDGTGIYKMAIYPVMPLIFIAAYIFVGISIWVSTPDLAWTAIAVFAAFLLIYFLVMGVKKKEIKGSLEKKETYEHHINQ; from the coding sequence ATGAGTACAAAACCAAAACTGGGTCTGTTCGACCTGACGATGATTGTAGTGGGTCTGGTAATCGGTATGGGCATCTTCCGCACTGCTTCTGATGCCGCCAGTGCAGCTATTACACCGGGCGTATTTTTCTTTGCCTGGGTGGCCGGTGGCTTGGTGGCTTTGTGTGGTGCATTGACCTATGCCGAGATAGGGTCGCGCTTTCCGGTAACAGGTGGTTACTATAAGGTATTTGCCGAGTGTTATCATCCATCCATAGCCTTTGCCATTAACTGTATCATTCTCATTTCCAATGCCGCCTCTATGTCGGGTGTGGCCCTAATTGGTAGTGAATATATTTCGCAGGTGATTTTTGATGTGGAGCCTACGGCTACTACCAAGGCAATGATTGCAATGATCCCCATTCTTATCTTTTATGGTATTAACCTAATGGGGCTGCGTATGAGTGCCAAGACACAAAATGTACTCATGATCATCAAGATCTTGATGCTGGTACTGTTGATCAGCTCTTTGTTCTTTACCATTGGGAAGGATACACCGGCATCGGCCGTTGCTGTAACGACTACCTATAGCTGGAGCGATTACATCAAATCGTTTGGAGTGGCCTTGATTGCTGTTTCGTTTACTTATGGAGGCTATCAGCAGACCATCAATTTTGGAGACGAAGTTGAGAATCCAAGACGTACCATTCCACGTGGTATTTTTATTGGTATCATCTTGATTATCACCTTGTACCTGGCGGTAAGCTTTGCTTACTATAAAGCCATTGGTTTTGAGAATTTAAAAACCTCTAGAGGCATTGCTTCTATTGTAGCCGAACAAATGTTTGGTCCTACCGGTAGGTATGTGGCTTCTATTCTTTTGTTCATTGCTGTACTGGCCTATGTGAATGTATTGCTGTTAAGCAATCCGCGCGTGATGTATGCTATGAGTACGGATGGTATTTTGCCTCCTGCCTTTAAGAAGAAGAATGAACAGAAAGATGTGCTCACCATTAGCTTAACTGCATTTGCCGCCATTGGAATTATTGTGCTGTTTTTCGCTAAGACTTTTGATAAGATATTAGGCTTTACCATTTTTCTGGATTGTATTGGTATGGCCACATCGGCTGCTACCATTTTTATTTTGCGCAAGCGTACACGTCACCTGGATGGTACCGGTATTTATAAAATGGCCATTTATCCCGTAATGCCGCTGATCTTTATTGCAGCGTATATATTCGTCGGTATCAGTATCTGGGTGAGTACGCCGGATCTGGCATGGACAGCCATAGCTGTATTTGCGGCCTTCTTGCTCATTTACTTTTTGGTAATGGGTGTTAAGAAGAAAGAGATCAAAGGGAGTTTAGAAAAAAAAGAAACGTACGAGCATCATATAAATCAATAG
- a CDS encoding trans-sulfuration enzyme family protein, whose product MPFHSEDPSSDLSYIINELGEDREHYFNAMAPPIMQTSNFAFHKVEDLRKAFEDEMSGYLYSRGLNPTTDILRKKLAAMDGAEDCLVFANGAAAIFAGVLPFVKAGDHIISVRHPYTWAQRTFDVILPRFGVSTTYVDGYTIEEFEKALQPNTTFIYLESPNSWTYAIQPIQEVAALAKKHGIITLIDNSYCTPLYQKPFELGIDLCMQTATKYIGGHSDTLGGVLTGTHKHMKKIFDSEYLNIGSGIAPFNAWLLIRGLRTLPARIERITRSTQQVLSYLKQHPKVDKILFPLDETFPQYSLAKQQMKGACGLLTFTVKEGTMERITNLCESLQHILMAVSWGGHESLILPKCAGIRPSHFDPNKVEHQYIRLYVGLEEPGYLIQDLEQALDKI is encoded by the coding sequence ATGCCTTTTCATTCAGAAGATCCCAGTTCAGATTTATCTTACATCATCAACGAGCTTGGCGAGGACCGCGAGCATTATTTCAATGCCATGGCGCCGCCAATTATGCAGACCAGCAACTTTGCCTTTCATAAAGTGGAAGATCTGCGTAAAGCGTTTGAAGATGAAATGAGCGGCTATTTGTATAGCCGGGGCTTGAATCCTACTACTGATATCTTGCGTAAGAAATTGGCAGCCATGGATGGGGCAGAAGATTGCCTTGTGTTTGCCAATGGCGCTGCGGCCATTTTTGCCGGGGTGCTTCCTTTTGTAAAAGCGGGTGATCATATTATTTCGGTACGACACCCCTATACCTGGGCGCAACGAACGTTTGATGTTATCTTACCACGCTTTGGTGTTAGCACTACTTACGTAGATGGTTATACGATTGAGGAGTTTGAAAAGGCATTACAACCTAATACAACCTTTATCTATTTAGAGTCGCCTAACTCATGGACCTATGCTATTCAGCCCATTCAAGAAGTGGCAGCACTAGCTAAAAAACATGGGATCATTACGCTGATTGATAATAGCTATTGCACCCCGTTGTATCAAAAACCTTTTGAGCTTGGCATTGACCTGTGTATGCAAACTGCTACCAAGTATATTGGCGGACATAGCGATACGCTGGGTGGTGTGCTAACCGGTACACACAAACACATGAAAAAGATCTTTGATAGTGAGTACCTGAATATTGGTAGTGGTATTGCGCCATTTAATGCCTGGCTGTTGATACGTGGTTTGCGTACACTGCCAGCACGAATTGAACGGATCACGCGCAGCACACAGCAAGTACTGTCGTATTTGAAGCAGCATCCTAAAGTGGACAAGATCTTGTTTCCTTTAGATGAAACTTTCCCTCAGTATAGTTTAGCAAAGCAACAAATGAAGGGAGCCTGTGGCCTGCTAACCTTTACTGTAAAGGAGGGAACTATGGAGCGGATCACAAACCTTTGCGAGTCGTTGCAACACATTTTAATGGCAGTAAGCTGGGGAGGGCATGAGTCATTGATACTACCCAAATGTGCAGGTATACGGCCTTCTCATTTTGATCCGAACAAAGTGGAGCATCAATATATTCGCTTGTATGTAGGCTTGGAAGAACCTGGTTATCTGATACAGGACCTGGAGCAGGCGTTAGATAAGATTTAA
- a CDS encoding TolC family protein has protein sequence MKQPLLCLLLLIGGSTVFGQEKWDLQKCVTYAITNNISVRQADLQSRFSKLDVHRNELSKYPGATFQTSVGYQFGRSENPTTGVLEDRNFLSSGIQLQTNVSLFNWYSKKNTIESSRLTNQADVAQVKKVQDDVALNVAVGYLQALLAKEQVKIASIQVQQNIAQLELTRKRVNAGALPELNAAELEAQVALDSSSLITAQSQVELQLLQLKAILNLDAAAPFDIEAPPVEMIPIEPLAELQPDRVYQLAIVNLPQQKVNDLRLQANQEAVRAAHGSMYPTLSAYGGLASNYVNLQSTQKIVPVPSAPTAATVTVDGTTYPVYAPSSNFLYGVTPYGEQLRNNFGQNIGLALSIPIFNNGTLRTNWERSKLNVQQAQLNIESSNQTLKQDIYKAYNDAVASLQKFTANQKAVTSAEKAFTFSQKRYDLSLMSTYELLNSQNNLLRARTQLLLAQFDYVFKMKLLEFYKGQGLKL, from the coding sequence ATGAAGCAACCATTACTTTGCTTACTGCTTTTAATTGGTGGCAGTACGGTCTTTGGGCAGGAAAAATGGGACCTGCAAAAATGTGTTACGTATGCTATAACCAATAATATATCTGTACGACAAGCAGATCTGCAAAGTCGTTTTTCCAAATTAGATGTACATCGGAATGAGTTATCGAAATACCCTGGCGCTACTTTTCAAACCAGTGTAGGTTACCAGTTTGGTCGTTCAGAGAACCCCACTACTGGTGTATTGGAGGACAGAAACTTTTTAAGTTCCGGTATACAGCTACAAACAAACGTATCTCTATTCAACTGGTATTCCAAAAAGAACACCATAGAATCATCACGACTTACCAACCAGGCTGATGTGGCGCAGGTAAAGAAAGTGCAAGATGATGTGGCACTCAATGTAGCCGTTGGATATTTGCAGGCGCTGTTGGCAAAAGAGCAGGTAAAGATTGCCAGCATTCAAGTACAACAAAACATTGCCCAATTAGAGTTAACACGTAAGCGGGTGAACGCAGGTGCATTGCCTGAATTAAATGCGGCTGAATTAGAAGCACAGGTAGCGCTGGATAGTTCCAGTTTGATTACTGCTCAATCGCAAGTAGAACTACAACTGCTACAGTTAAAAGCCATCTTGAATTTAGATGCTGCTGCTCCTTTTGATATAGAAGCGCCTCCGGTAGAAATGATTCCTATTGAGCCCTTGGCGGAATTGCAACCTGATCGAGTTTATCAGTTGGCTATAGTAAACCTGCCACAGCAAAAAGTAAATGACTTACGCTTGCAAGCCAATCAGGAAGCCGTGCGGGCAGCCCACGGTAGTATGTATCCTACGCTTTCGGCATATGGTGGATTGGCTAGTAATTATGTTAATCTGCAAAGTACCCAAAAAATAGTGCCTGTGCCTAGTGCTCCCACTGCGGCTACCGTGACGGTAGATGGCACTACCTATCCAGTATATGCCCCTAGTTCAAATTTCTTGTATGGCGTAACTCCATACGGTGAGCAATTACGCAACAACTTTGGTCAGAATATTGGATTGGCACTCAGTATCCCCATTTTCAATAATGGAACATTGCGTACGAACTGGGAGCGCTCCAAGTTGAATGTGCAGCAGGCTCAATTAAATATTGAAAGTAGCAACCAGACGCTGAAACAGGATATTTATAAGGCGTATAATGATGCTGTTGCATCTTTACAGAAGTTCACGGCTAATCAAAAAGCGGTTACTTCTGCTGAAAAAGCCTTTACATTTTCACAGAAGCGTTACGATTTGAGCCTGATGTCTACTTATGAACTGCTGAACAGTCAGAATAATTTGTTGCGTGCCCGTACACAGTTGCTGTTGGCACAGTTTGATTATGTGTTCAAGATGAAGTTGCTGGAGTTTTATAAGGGGCAGGGGTTGAAGTTGTGA
- a CDS encoding efflux RND transporter periplasmic adaptor subunit — protein MNKTVKWILIGVGGVVALLAIMKFTAGASDSGVKVAVEKAAKRTIVETVNASGKVYPEIEVKVSPDISGEIVDLTVQEGDSVRKGQVLARIYADIYSSQRDQAAAQVSQSQASVANSSAALESLRAQLEQDQQAYTRNKQLFDEKVISKSEFEQYETKLRSSQAQFNAAQQNIRALQAGALSTSTQLQMANKNLGRATIVAPMSGVISMLNVKKGERVVGTAQMAGTEMMRVADMATMEVRVDVGENDIVKISIGDEADVQVDAYNNRKFKGQVTQIASSTKTGTAAVTSNDVTNYEVHIRLDPSSYADLMEPGKSKKFPFRPGMNASADIKTKRKENVIAVPITSVAARIKGSDKNIDQKKKEAKRGKDESEEDAVDNAVSDELEEVVFLVKEGKVEKKVVKTGIQDINYIEITSGLSGNEEIVIAPYNAVSKTLKSGTKVKVVEKDKLFER, from the coding sequence ATGAATAAAACAGTAAAATGGATATTAATTGGCGTAGGTGGCGTAGTGGCTTTATTGGCTATTATGAAATTTACGGCTGGCGCTTCTGACAGCGGGGTGAAAGTGGCGGTGGAGAAGGCTGCTAAACGCACCATTGTGGAAACAGTGAATGCCAGTGGTAAAGTATATCCAGAGATTGAAGTAAAAGTAAGCCCGGATATTTCGGGTGAGATTGTAGACCTGACTGTTCAGGAAGGCGATAGCGTTAGGAAAGGACAGGTGCTGGCACGTATCTATGCCGATATTTATTCCTCTCAGCGCGACCAGGCAGCAGCGCAGGTGTCACAGTCGCAAGCCTCTGTTGCCAATAGTTCTGCAGCTTTAGAATCTTTGCGCGCACAATTGGAGCAAGATCAACAGGCTTATACACGCAACAAGCAACTGTTTGACGAGAAAGTTATATCGAAGTCAGAGTTTGAGCAGTATGAAACCAAGCTGCGTTCATCACAGGCCCAGTTTAATGCTGCCCAACAAAATATCCGCGCCTTACAAGCTGGTGCACTAAGCACCAGCACGCAATTGCAGATGGCCAATAAAAACTTAGGACGCGCCACTATCGTAGCTCCTATGAGTGGCGTGATTTCAATGCTGAATGTAAAGAAAGGTGAGCGCGTAGTAGGAACCGCACAAATGGCTGGTACAGAAATGATGCGCGTAGCCGATATGGCTACTATGGAAGTAAGGGTAGATGTAGGTGAGAATGATATTGTAAAGATCAGTATTGGCGATGAGGCAGATGTGCAAGTGGATGCTTATAATAACCGTAAGTTTAAAGGACAGGTTACACAGATTGCCAGCAGCACAAAAACAGGCACGGCAGCTGTTACCTCAAATGATGTAACCAATTACGAAGTTCATATTCGCTTAGATCCTAGCTCCTATGCTGACTTGATGGAACCAGGAAAGTCTAAAAAATTTCCTTTCCGTCCCGGTATGAATGCCAGTGCCGATATTAAAACAAAACGAAAAGAAAATGTCATTGCGGTACCTATAACTTCGGTAGCGGCACGCATAAAAGGAAGTGATAAGAATATTGATCAAAAGAAAAAAGAAGCCAAACGTGGTAAAGATGAAAGTGAAGAAGATGCTGTGGATAATGCGGTATCAGATGAGTTAGAAGAAGTAGTGTTCCTGGTGAAAGAAGGAAAAGTGGAGAAGAAGGTAGTAAAAACTGGTATTCAGGATATTAACTACATTGAAATCACCAGTGGGCTGAGTGGTAATGAGGAGATTGTAATAGCACCTTATAATGCAGTAAGTAAAACATTAAAGTCGGGTACCAAGGTAAAGGTGGTAGAAAAGGATAAGTTGTTTGAACGATGA